A portion of the Eubacterium maltosivorans genome contains these proteins:
- a CDS encoding response regulator — protein sequence MNEAIKKLQGNSRYIIIFFIIMTMTCTFGFIWFITASSGASQKAGVEMNNLYLRELTTQTIGNFQASINGQFSQLKTSASSIKKEDLENLGTLTEYLKRTQENNHFDFFALVDENGRYYCAEGVFPAASKISFLGQLLEGESNLISYNETVLGKDIILIGDAMAPVVYEDRKMIGVLAGMDVNVINSQLALKKKDAQTYSSIIERNGRFVVNNNYNNLFQSSNILSKLQKDAEFSSDSTLEMVQNDLKSGESGLVAYTLEGQKEYLYYAPIEGTDWYLLTTVPYEVVNSTIDELIGSLRRDAIGMMVFILVLLSAVFVFFYIRISKEEQKLQDAKALAEKARIKAEDANRAKSEFLSRMSHEIRTPMNGIIGMGTIASQNINNPARVEECLKKQALSSQHLLSLINDVLDMSKIESGKVELRNEPFDFRNFLEGLGSIYYGQARVKDIDYQTILAGNVDEMLAGDSLRLNQILSNLLSNAMKFTPSGGSIRLRVSKVGEDEERVCLRFEVSDTGCGIAKENFGKIFESFEQENADITSTYGGTGLGLAIVKRFSELMGGKVWLDSRLGVGTTFTVELPFGKAAALPEAVDFNGLKVLVVDSNRDNGEHAATLLGAMNLKSSWTAEGANAILQVKAAHERHEDYDICLVDWRLPDMDGLETARRIREAVGKEKPVIIMTAYDSAECSQNTGTTEEYEVLTKPLFASAIAQAIAGIGQKRPSDTPNTAEFDFHGRHILLVEDNDLNREIATELIGAAGASVETAEDGKEAVEKFKASAPGYYDLILMDVQMPVMNGYEATKSIREMEREDANTVPIFAMTANAFAEDEEKSRRAGMDVHITKPLDIKVLYTMMNQYLSKQKRSEEMIKKYSGGSGQ from the coding sequence ATGAATGAGGCAATAAAGAAGCTCCAGGGCAATAGCCGGTATATCATCATCTTTTTTATTATCATGACAATGACCTGTACGTTTGGGTTTATCTGGTTTATCACGGCATCGTCAGGGGCTTCGCAAAAGGCGGGCGTCGAGATGAATAATCTTTACCTGCGGGAGCTGACCACCCAGACAATCGGAAATTTTCAAGCCAGTATCAATGGTCAGTTTTCGCAGCTTAAAACCTCGGCGTCATCAATAAAAAAGGAAGATCTGGAAAACCTCGGGACGCTTACCGAATATTTAAAGCGCACACAGGAAAATAATCATTTTGATTTTTTTGCTCTGGTGGATGAAAACGGGCGGTATTACTGTGCAGAGGGTGTGTTCCCGGCAGCGTCCAAGATCAGCTTTCTCGGACAACTGCTCGAGGGAGAGTCCAATCTGATTTCATATAACGAAACGGTTCTGGGCAAAGATATTATTTTAATCGGGGACGCTATGGCGCCGGTGGTCTATGAAGACCGGAAAATGATAGGCGTACTGGCGGGAATGGACGTCAATGTGATTAACAGCCAGCTCGCGCTGAAAAAAAAAGATGCGCAGACCTACTCGAGCATCATTGAACGAAACGGCAGATTTGTTGTCAATAATAATTATAATAATTTATTCCAGAGCTCAAATATTCTCTCGAAGCTGCAAAAGGATGCGGAATTTTCTTCGGACAGCACTCTGGAAATGGTTCAAAATGATTTAAAGAGTGGGGAATCAGGCCTTGTGGCATATACCCTTGAGGGACAGAAGGAGTACCTGTATTATGCCCCGATTGAGGGGACAGACTGGTATCTGCTGACAACCGTACCCTACGAGGTCGTAAATTCGACAATTGATGAGCTGATTGGCAGCCTAAGAAGGGATGCAATCGGGATGATGGTGTTCATTTTAGTCCTTTTGTCAGCTGTTTTTGTGTTTTTCTACATCAGAATCAGCAAAGAGGAGCAAAAACTGCAGGATGCAAAGGCCTTGGCGGAGAAGGCGCGTATAAAGGCAGAGGATGCGAACCGCGCCAAGAGTGAGTTTCTCAGCCGTATGAGTCATGAAATACGAACGCCGATGAACGGGATTATCGGTATGGGGACCATCGCAAGCCAGAATATCAATAATCCTGCCAGAGTTGAAGAATGCCTGAAAAAACAGGCCTTATCCTCACAGCATCTCCTGTCATTGATCAACGATGTTCTTGACATGTCTAAGATAGAAAGCGGAAAAGTTGAATTAAGAAATGAACCCTTTGATTTCAGAAATTTTCTGGAGGGGCTCGGAAGCATTTACTATGGACAGGCCAGGGTAAAGGATATTGATTATCAGACCATTCTGGCAGGAAATGTGGATGAGATGCTGGCCGGGGATTCTCTGCGCCTTAATCAGATATTGTCCAATCTTTTATCCAATGCCATGAAGTTTACACCCTCCGGCGGTTCCATCCGGCTGCGGGTGTCAAAGGTCGGCGAAGATGAGGAACGGGTTTGCCTCCGCTTTGAAGTAAGCGATACGGGCTGTGGAATCGCCAAAGAAAATTTCGGGAAAATATTCGAATCATTTGAGCAGGAAAACGCAGATATCACCAGCACATATGGTGGAACGGGGCTCGGACTGGCCATTGTCAAACGTTTTTCTGAATTGATGGGTGGAAAGGTGTGGCTGGACAGCCGTCTTGGCGTCGGAACAACCTTTACGGTTGAGCTGCCATTTGGAAAGGCAGCGGCTTTGCCAGAGGCTGTGGATTTTAATGGGCTTAAAGTTCTGGTCGTGGACAGTAACCGGGATAACGGGGAGCACGCGGCGACGCTCTTAGGCGCTATGAATTTAAAAAGCAGCTGGACCGCTGAAGGCGCCAACGCCATTTTGCAGGTGAAAGCGGCCCATGAAAGGCATGAGGATTATGATATATGCCTGGTGGACTGGAGACTGCCGGACATGGATGGTCTGGAAACAGCGCGCCGGATTCGTGAGGCTGTAGGAAAAGAAAAGCCGGTAATTATAATGACTGCCTATGACTCAGCGGAGTGCAGCCAGAATACAGGGACAACAGAGGAATACGAGGTGCTGACAAAACCGTTGTTTGCCAGCGCCATTGCTCAGGCGATCGCCGGAATCGGGCAGAAACGGCCGTCCGACACGCCGAATACGGCCGAGTTTGATTTTCATGGCAGACATATTTTGCTTGTGGAGGATAATGATCTAAACCGTGAAATCGCCACAGAGCTGATCGGGGCGGCAGGAGCCAGCGTCGAGACGGCTGAGGATGGAAAAGAGGCCGTTGAAAAATTTAAGGCCTCAGCGCCGGGGTACTATGATCTGATTCTGATGGATGTTCAGATGCCGGTCATGAACGGTTATGAAGCCACAAAAAGTATCAGGGAGATGGAGCGTGAGGACGCAAACACTGTCCCGATTTTTGCCATGACAGCCAATGCCTTTGCGGAAGATGAAGAAAAGAGCCGCAGGGCCGGGATGGATGTGCACATCACAAAACCGCTGGACATAAAGGTACTCTATACGATGATGAATCAGTATTTGTCAAAACAAAAAAGAAGTGAAGAAATGATCAAAAAATATAGCGGAGGCAGCGGACAATGA
- a CDS encoding ECF transporter S component: MKNQLNTKTLVFTALLIALSYLGSLVKIFGSVALDALPAYFGALMLGGPVGALIGAVGHLFSAALSGFPMGLPMHILVAACMAGACYAYAWINKKTNLIVASVIAILINGVVMTFLSGVLAVILGISPSVMGFVIPMLAPLLIASTVNVAIAALLYLAFKKALKGKFEQS; the protein is encoded by the coding sequence ATGAAGAATCAACTGAATACGAAAACCCTTGTTTTTACCGCATTGCTCATCGCCCTGTCTTATCTGGGCTCCCTTGTAAAAATATTCGGAAGCGTCGCGCTGGACGCCCTTCCAGCGTACTTTGGCGCGCTGATGCTCGGCGGACCTGTCGGCGCGCTGATCGGCGCGGTAGGACACCTTTTCTCCGCAGCCCTGTCCGGCTTTCCTATGGGCCTGCCAATGCACATTCTGGTAGCTGCCTGCATGGCCGGCGCCTGCTACGCCTATGCCTGGATTAATAAAAAGACCAACCTGATCGTGGCTTCTGTCATCGCCATTCTGATCAACGGTGTGGTCATGACCTTCCTGTCTGGCGTTCTGGCTGTGATCCTGGGCATCTCGCCCTCTGTCATGGGCTTTGTCATTCCCATGCTGGCGCCACTGCTCATCGCCTCCACAGTCAACGTAGCCATTGCGGCTCTGCTGTATCTGGCCTTTAAAAAAGCCCTCAAAGGAAAATTTGAGCAATCCTAA
- a CDS encoding methyl-accepting chemotaxis protein has protein sequence MKNLKVGKKLFISYALILAMLIAGCIVSVADLVKLGSQIEVFYNGPFTVNGSANIINANFEQMQKGVYRAISNSDSAIVDEAILNAKDSAENIKEQIPVIKEHFLGDQQIIERLDTALAKLEPMRETVLLMAKENRNAEAANYMENNNIIVIHEAQKELDKLVESGNAKGEELINGLKSNQADAIRTLVLLGGASVIVSIIFGVYITRGITRPVETLEKAARSMARGDLSSVQISYEAGDELGSLADDMRSMTAILLNVIQDETYLLGEMADGNFDVRSKTEASYVGDFQRLLLSMRAINSRLSSTLRQMSQAASEVASGSEQLSSEAQILAQGTMEQAASVEEASHTINDISDQADGNAEKAQEASSKAQKVKSDTEQSSERMQDMLCAMSDISRDSIEIRKIVKTIEDIAFQTNILALNAAVEAARAGDQGKGFSAVANEVQHLANKSSAAAKSTAGLIENAVRTVEKGKKTAYETADILSEVVRGVDGVSGALQLITEASVKQSDAVKQITESVDMISNVVQTNSAMAEESAAASEELSSQAELLNSLASHFKIKTEE, from the coding sequence ATGAAGAATTTGAAGGTGGGGAAAAAGCTGTTTATCTCCTATGCGTTAATTTTAGCCATGCTTATTGCAGGCTGTATTGTAAGTGTGGCCGATCTGGTCAAACTGGGTAGCCAGATTGAAGTTTTTTACAATGGACCCTTTACGGTTAACGGCAGTGCCAATATAATCAATGCAAACTTTGAGCAGATGCAGAAAGGTGTTTACAGAGCCATATCGAATTCGGATTCAGCCATTGTGGACGAGGCGATTTTAAACGCAAAGGATTCAGCCGAAAATATAAAAGAGCAGATCCCTGTTATTAAGGAACATTTTCTGGGGGATCAGCAGATAATCGAACGGCTGGACACGGCGCTCGCTAAGCTGGAGCCTATGCGGGAAACCGTGCTTTTAATGGCGAAGGAAAACAGGAATGCCGAAGCCGCAAATTATATGGAAAACAATAATATCATTGTCATCCATGAAGCGCAGAAAGAACTAGATAAACTTGTGGAGAGCGGTAACGCCAAGGGCGAGGAGTTGATTAATGGTTTAAAAAGCAATCAGGCAGATGCGATACGCACGCTGGTTTTGCTGGGCGGCGCCAGTGTGATCGTCAGCATTATTTTTGGCGTCTACATTACGCGGGGGATTACCCGGCCGGTCGAGACGCTGGAAAAGGCGGCGCGCAGCATGGCCCGGGGCGATCTTTCCTCTGTCCAGATCTCCTATGAGGCGGGCGATGAGCTGGGAAGTCTTGCAGACGATATGCGCAGCATGACCGCCATTTTACTAAACGTTATCCAGGATGAAACATATCTTCTGGGTGAAATGGCGGATGGGAATTTTGATGTGCGCAGTAAAACGGAAGCGTCTTACGTGGGCGATTTCCAGCGGCTGCTGCTGTCTATGAGAGCAATCAACAGCCGTCTGAGCAGTACGCTGCGGCAGATGAGCCAGGCGGCAAGCGAGGTGGCGTCAGGTTCTGAACAATTATCATCAGAAGCGCAGATCCTTGCGCAGGGAACAATGGAGCAGGCAGCTTCTGTAGAGGAGGCATCACATACCATTAACGATATATCGGACCAGGCTGATGGAAATGCTGAAAAGGCCCAGGAAGCCAGCAGCAAGGCCCAAAAAGTAAAATCAGATACCGAACAGAGCAGCGAGAGGATGCAGGATATGCTGTGCGCGATGTCCGATATCAGCAGAGATTCCATTGAGATCCGTAAAATTGTAAAAACCATTGAGGATATCGCCTTCCAGACCAATATCCTTGCCCTGAACGCGGCGGTAGAGGCTGCCCGTGCCGGAGATCAGGGAAAAGGCTTTTCGGCAGTGGCAAATGAGGTGCAGCATCTGGCGAACAAGTCCAGCGCCGCGGCCAAGAGCACGGCAGGTCTGATTGAAAATGCCGTTCGGACAGTTGAAAAGGGTAAAAAAACAGCTTATGAAACAGCGGATATCCTCTCAGAGGTAGTCAGGGGAGTCGACGGCGTATCGGGAGCCCTGCAGCTTATCACGGAGGCTTCGGTTAAACAGTCAGACGCCGTTAAGCAGATAACAGAGAGTGTGGACATGATCTCCAACGTGGTGCAGACCAACTCGGCCATGGCGGAGGAAAGCGCTGCCGCCAGCGAGGAATTATCATCCCAGGCAGAGCTTTTGAACAGCCTTGCCAGTCATTTTAAAATAAAAACCGAGGAATAG
- a CDS encoding GntR family transcriptional regulator, translating to MSAELIYNLVYDYYETRIAMGVYRRGDILPSISKIAEGFQMAPLTVRSALTRLEKKGYIRIIPRKPAEVIYRIDESHVRQNAASYFVPRMAGLVDFCQSGKLLIEPVWEYARLNLGEEKLPCLKSKLAQAGKVELPVSVRHHLYVFAALKNKLFLNFYWEVLRYMRFPYLAGHSTHQERDQALLFNKNENQIEFMKEAFEGDYGSSLKYLQDFCLWAQKEYDLEDKEQIPFCWNIYWQRPQLCYTLVSHIILEIIRGTYPEGSALPSMPIMSKQLKVSYRTLRRTLSILGGLGVIRLHQGKAAEVCTDIEQIDFSRQEIKEGARFYRESLQFMALTIRPVLLFTLENARKEDQEYLADAFAQMLRQNTCHKCFKLTIGFIIEKCPSATVRECYRKLSEFMVWGYPFTLRRVKKEQLKNEYASMVQRTAPCLKDGDWACFAEHWKDLMACEQQKAEHFLFKNNIRL from the coding sequence GTGAGTGCAGAACTGATTTATAATTTGGTTTACGATTATTATGAGACAAGAATTGCGATGGGGGTTTACCGGCGCGGCGATATCCTGCCGTCAATCTCCAAGATTGCAGAGGGCTTTCAGATGGCGCCTCTGACGGTCCGCTCTGCCCTTACACGCCTGGAGAAAAAGGGATACATAAGGATCATTCCCAGAAAGCCGGCCGAGGTGATATACCGGATAGACGAGAGCCATGTAAGGCAGAATGCGGCGTCCTACTTTGTACCGAGAATGGCAGGCCTCGTCGATTTTTGCCAGTCCGGAAAATTGCTGATTGAACCTGTCTGGGAATACGCGCGGCTTAACCTCGGCGAAGAAAAACTGCCGTGTCTGAAAAGTAAACTGGCGCAAGCTGGAAAAGTAGAGCTGCCGGTGTCTGTCCGCCATCACCTTTATGTTTTTGCGGCCCTGAAAAATAAACTTTTTCTGAACTTTTACTGGGAAGTCCTGCGCTATATGCGCTTTCCCTATCTGGCAGGCCATAGCACGCACCAGGAAAGAGACCAGGCGCTTCTATTTAATAAAAACGAAAACCAGATCGAATTTATGAAAGAAGCCTTTGAAGGCGATTATGGCAGCAGCTTAAAGTATCTCCAGGATTTCTGTTTATGGGCGCAGAAAGAATATGATTTGGAAGATAAGGAACAGATACCATTTTGCTGGAATATTTACTGGCAGAGACCACAGCTGTGCTACACACTGGTTTCACACATTATCCTGGAAATTATAAGGGGGACCTATCCTGAGGGCAGCGCCCTGCCCTCTATGCCGATAATGTCAAAGCAGCTAAAGGTCTCCTACCGTACGCTGCGCCGCACCCTCAGTATTCTCGGCGGCCTTGGCGTTATCCGCTTACACCAGGGAAAAGCAGCGGAGGTCTGTACAGATATTGAGCAGATTGATTTTTCCAGACAGGAAATAAAGGAAGGGGCGAGGTTTTATAGAGAAAGCCTCCAGTTTATGGCGCTGACAATACGTCCCGTGCTGCTTTTTACCCTTGAAAATGCCAGAAAAGAGGATCAGGAGTATCTGGCGGATGCGTTTGCTCAGATGCTCAGACAGAATACCTGCCATAAGTGTTTTAAGCTTACTATCGGGTTTATAATTGAAAAATGTCCGTCTGCGACGGTTCGCGAATGCTACAGGAAATTGTCAGAATTTATGGTCTGGGGATATCCCTTTACGCTGCGCCGCGTTAAAAAGGAGCAGCTGAAGAATGAATACGCGTCGATGGTCCAAAGGACAGCGCCCTGCCTGAAAGATGGTGATTGGGCGTGCTTCGCAGAGCACTGGAAGGATTTGATGGCCTGTGAGCAGCAGAAAGCCGAACACTTTTTATTTAAGAATAATATCCGCCTGTAG